The region ATTATTCATCTGATATTTTGTTTTAAATGATTTGTGGCTTGTGCTGCAGAGTGGTCCTATACATTTGATGGACATCCACTCTCTCATTAATGCTGTGGATGATGCCATCATAAGTAAACTTGGAAGCACTTTTGCTACGTCCTTACATGTGCAAGATGATCAGAAGTTAGAACATGTACCTGACAAGGTTGACATTGGTGACTGTCATGATGGGGAGGGGCGTGAATTTGATGGTTTTGAACAACAAGAAACCACACTGAAATTGATGAGcttgaaggagtattcaacatTTCCTTATCCTGATATAGTGTTGCCTTCAAGCTCTTCTGATGATGAGGAGGCTGATATACCACCACTGGCAAAATCACCCTCTAACCAATCTCTGCAACAAAGTTACTCGTGCTCGGAATCTCAACCAGTAAGTTTTAAATGCTAGAattttttgttgttattgtgttCCTAAAAAAATCCGGGCTAGTATGCAAGTTAATGATTGTTTTGATTTTAATAAATCCGAGCTAGTTCTAGTATGCAAGTTAAAGATTGTTTTGATTTTAATGAGTAGATGGAGAAAATTGCTCCAAGGGGGTGGGAAGTAGTTTGCCTGTTACATGTAGTTTTGATCAGGCATAATTTATAGgtatttttctttgcatttgCCATCCTTAacttatttgtttttgttttctcTGTATTACACCACAGGCATCTCCAAAACTTGTATCTGCAATGAAGGGTAGCCGTGAGAAACATGGAGGATCAGAAATGAAATTATCTGTTAAATGGGCCCCTGATGTGTATGATCCGATACCAACATTATCATCACATACTGTGAGAATCAAGAAACAGCCTAAATCTAGGATCAAGAAGAGTGAAAAGAAATATGTAAAGAAAGGTCAGAAGGGCAGCTACTCTAAAGTGGGTAGCGGCAAAGATAAGAAGCAGCACTATCGCTATAGCTGGCCGGAATCTTGTGGCAAAGGATTTGATGCTTCAAAGGAATTAAATAATCTTGATGTTGTTGGCCATGATTCATACGAAGAAATTAGCAACTCAAAAATACCATCTACAGAAAAGCCTTGTCATGTTGGAGAAGCGCTTAGTAACATCCTTGATTTTGTCTCCTATATCAAGAGTGCATAAGTTCCAATTTGTATTATATATCGTGATTGCATAGGTAATGTGAGAAGAGCTTATAATTTCACGGTTAAAGACCTGTTTAGTGCTACTATCATATATATACAAAGCAGCCTGTGGTATTATATTCTTTTTGGGTTGAATAAATGTGTGGCAACTCTTGTTTGATGTATATCATTTCTATTAGTAAAGAGTGTTTGATATTTATATCTTTATATAGCAGGGTTGATATTTGCATCTATTATTTGATGTGCCTCTGGTCC is a window of Lathyrus oleraceus cultivar Zhongwan6 chromosome 6, CAAS_Psat_ZW6_1.0, whole genome shotgun sequence DNA encoding:
- the LOC127091426 gene encoding uncharacterized protein LOC127091426; its protein translation is MDIHSLINAVDDAIISKLGSTFATSLHVQDDQKLEHVPDKVDIGDCHDGEGREFDGFEQQETTLKLMSLKEYSTFPYPDIVLPSSSSDDEEADIPPLAKSPSNQSLQQSYSCSESQPASPKLVSAMKGSREKHGGSEMKLSVKWAPDVYDPIPTLSSHTVRIKKQPKSRIKKSEKKYVKKGQKGSYSKVGSGKDKKQHYRYSWPESCGKGFDASKELNNLDVVGHDSYEEISNSKIPSTEKPCHVGEALSNILDFVSYIKSA